AGATATAGAAGGCAGGACGTAGCAAATCTAATTTATTAGTCGTTATTCTCAAATTCCAGCCTATGCACAACATACTTAACGGAACACTTTAAAGCATAAAAGCCACTTTAAGGTGGCTTTTATGCTGGTTTAATGCGTACTTACATCTTTTCCATCGGATGCTCTTTCAGCAGCTGTTCGGGTGAATAAAAATCCTTTTTGCTCTCCGTAGCGGCCCGAACCTGCTTCACTTTCTCAGGCGAAATGGCCGGCCCCTTATTGCCAAACGAATTCCTCACATATGTAAGCACTGCGGCAATTTCGTCATCCTTTAAGAGTCCCCCGAAAGGTGTCATCGGAACTTGTCCGGGATATTTCTTACCACTTACTTCAATAGGCCCCAGTAATCCTTTCAGTGCCAGTTTGATCAATCTCTCGTCGCTACCCAATACCCAGTTCGTGTTATTTAATGGAGGAAAACCAGCTGCGGCAAGTCCTTTTCCGTCAGGCTGGTGGCAAGTCGCGCAGTAGCCTTCCTTCGCATAAATCTGTCTTCCCTGGTTAAAGAGGATCAGATCATTTCCTTTCAGCGAAGTTTTGGCCACAGCTTCTTTGTCTTTCTTCACATTCTCCCCTTTCAAGTGTGCCTCAGCTGCTTCAAAGGCATGAATTGTCCATTCGTCAAGTGGCATCTTCTTAGCTTCCGCCAGAATAGGCAGCCCTTTTTCCTTACCAATCCACGATGCAGCAACTATACCTACAAGTCGTACACGGCTATTTTCATCTTTCACGGCCTGCATCAGCAGTTCGGCCTGATCCGGCACCTGGTGTCCGGTATAGCGCACAACCTGAACTGCCGCAGCGCGCGCATGGTAATCTTTGGCTTTCAGTAGTTGTTTTAATAGCTTTTGATCTACTTTATTCAAACCCCAGCTCACCCATAAACCTTCCAGCAAATGGTGTTCATAACGTGGGTCATTCTTGTCGAGCCCTGCAATCCAGGTATTCATTTTAGATAAAACCTGTGCTGCGTCACGTCCCCTCAACTCTCTTCTGGTACGGTATCTCGTGCGGTACTCAGGCAATTTCAGGTTATCCAGTAGTTGTTCAATAGTAGCACCATCGACTTTAGCTGGAATAACCAGCGGACGAGAAGGATAGGTAATGCGGTAAACGCGGCCGTGAGAATGGTCACGCAACGGGTCGCGCGCATTGTGCTGCATGTGTCCGATCAGGATATTATGCCAGTCGATCACGTAGAGGGAGCCGTCGGGTGCAAATTCCATATCCACGGGGCGGAAGTTGCGGTCTTCACTTACTACCAGGTCCTGCCGGTGGCGGCTTTTGTAACCAGTTCCGTCATCTACCAAAGTATGTTCTTTCGTCCCCAAAAAGCCGATCGTATTGTTGATCAGAAAATCTCCCTGCAATTCCTCGGGGAAATGGCGGCTTGATACAAATTCAAGACCGGAAGTCGGCCGCACACGGTGCTTGTCTTCTACCAGCTGCACCGATTTGTGCGTCGCTTCGCCGTATCTCGGCAAAACGCTGCCCGGCATCATCCACCGCACATCAGGACTCGAAGTTTCCGCAAAAAATGGCTGCCCCCAATCATCGAATGCAATACCCCATGGATTAGGGATTGAAAGCTGCGCGGTACGTTCAAGCTTTTTCAATTGTGGCGCATAACGGTAAAAGCCACCGTTCGTTGCACGAACCGGTCCGTAAGAAGTTTCTACATTCGTGTGCAGAAAAACGCCTTCTCCCGAATAAATGGCGCCCGAAGGGTCGACTGTGAATGCGTGGCTGTTGTGGTGCGTATCGTGGTCATCGAAACCGCTGAGCAGGATCTCCATTTTATCCGCCTTATCATCTCCATTCGTATCCGCAAAAAATTTAAGGTTGGTACCCGCTGAAACATACACACCTTCCGGGGCTATTTCGAAACCGAGTGGCAAATGCAGGCCATCGGCGAAAACGGTTTGCTTATCCGCTTTTCCGTCGTTATTAGTATCTTCCAGAATGATGATCTTGTCGTCAGGCTTCGTGTCTCCCGGCTTGTAATGCGGGTAACTCGGCATGGTCGCAACCCACAGCCGGCCTTTGTTGTCGAAAGACATCTGCATTGGTTTCGCCAGGTCCGGAAACTCTTCTTCGGAAGCAAAAAGCTCTATTTTATAACCCTCAGGCACTTTTAGTTTACTCAACGCATCCTGACCGTACAGGTATTGAAGACTGCCGTTTTTTTCCGGGTTAAAGTTGGTTTTGACCGGTGGCAATGGTTTCGTGTTCTTATCAGCAGCAGCCAGGTCTGTTTTCTGACCTTTTGAAGCAGCGAGCCAAACGGCTTTATCCCGAATATCTGTCATTTCCCGGATCTTCTCGATTTCCGCTGGATAATTATCTGGGCCGAAAGGGTTATACCTGCGACCATAAACGTGCACCCCGTTCGGGACTTTAAAATCGTTGTGCCACATCCAGTTTTTCTCATCAACAGCTGCATGGATTAACTGCCTGTTAGCCTCGGCCTTGGGAGCAGCTTTACCAAAAACCTGATCAGCCAGCAATACACCCAGCTTTTTATAACCTTCCGCATTCAGCTGAGAACCATCGATCGTTAACGGCTCTTTGCTTTCTGCGTACCATTTTTGCGAGGGTGTGAATGCATCTACGAAGAGAATCTTATTCTGATCTGCTACCTCTTTCATAGCTTTCGAGTACATCGAAAGATTCTCATTTTCCTTCTTACCGTTTGGTAAATCATATTGGCCAGACAAATCTTCAAATGCAATAGGAGAAACAATAGCCAGCTTAGGGGTAGTGGCGCCGTTGTATTTTTGGGTCAATGTGTATTTGATGAATGCATCGAGCTCAGCTTTGTAATTCGCAAGCCCCTCTTTGCCTTGAAAAGATTCATTATAGCCAAAAAAAGCAACGATAACATCTGCTTTCAGGCGGGTTAACCATTGGTCCGGTGTATCGAAGTGACCTTCACTTTGCGATGGATTAGCGAGTTCCGTCTGAAACTTTTCGGCTCCCGGAAATGCCCAGGGAGAGTTTCTGCTTGCGTGCGGTCTGAAACCTGGGGTGTCGCCACCGTCGCACATATTACGGATGAAAAGTTCATTTTGGGGATAGCGTACGTGCAACTCCGTCTCGAAGTTGTCGTAATTCATCATTCTGGATCCCAGGTTGTTTCCGAGCAAAACAATGTGCGAGCCTTTCTGAATGGCGATGGAGGCTGTTTGATTGAATTTGAAAGCACTGAACGCGATCAGGGCCAATCCAAATACAATAAGCGATATGTGAACGCTGATTCTTTTGGGTTTAGACATCTTGTTAGTAATTCTTAGGTTGGATTAGGAAGTATGCAGGTATTATTTCATGCCGCGGTATGCCACGTCAATATTCATTTTGCCTTTCCATTTTGGGATTGGAAGCCCTAGCTCCCAGTGTATCGCATTGATAACCAGTCGCTGAAAAGGTTCGAGTTTAAAATCCTCCGGGTGCCCCAGAGTGGTCATAAATATTTTGGCTCCGAATGAATTCGTGCCGGTCCAGGCCACCGGGTTCTCAATCGCCTCTTTGTCCGCATTCACCGCCTTCCCTGTCAAAAGCAACGTCGATCCTTTGGTAGGATAATCAGGCAGGACGCGGTACAGCCATGACCTGGCATGAAACGGGCCTTTTACCCCTGTCAATATCGGATTGCTGGCCTGGTCGGCATTGACCGTTACATCGGTACTGCTTTCGTGACCATAGTGCGTGTGCTTGGCTGCGCCGCCCCAGCCCGGAGGCGAGTTTAAAGCAAACTCCCCGAAGGCGTTCCACTTTTCACTTTCGTGGCCTTTTGGATAATTAAATGCGTGAGTGGTGGTTCGGAAGCCCATTACCGGTTTTCCCGATTTTAAATAAGCATCAATATGTGCAAGCTGGTCTTTCGGCAGCTGTCTCCATCTGAGGTAAAAAATAGCCAGATCAGCGTCCTTCAATGCTTCCAGCCCGGGGATGTTCTTTTCATCGTTTGGACCGTCCTTCGCTTTCAGAAAAATGGTTTTCATACCATAATTCTTTTCCAGCTCGGCTGCTACAATCGGCAGGGTTTCTTCTCCGCTATATTCGTGATCGCCGGTTACGAACACAACAACCGGCTTCTTTTTTTGTGCCAGGGAGACGCTGTTTGCGAAGATTGTAAAGGCTACTGCACAGATAACGAGCCAGATAAGGCGGCATGTACGCAATTTAATCATGTCAGGCTATTAAGAGTTTAGAATTAAAAATCTAAAATAATGGAATACTACCCGGGTTAAGCGCATCTTAATATTATTTTAAGATATGCAGATTAACACAGCTTCCATTATCAGACTCTAAAATCCAATATATCCCTTACTTAATGATAGTTTGAAATAACCAGCAATTCTGTATGAGCATTTTTTGAGAACAAAGCAGCTGGCCGTCACGCAGTTTCGAGATCAAATAGAAGTTTGAATAATTCGGGAGTTGTAACAATATGCTGATAACCCTTGCCCCGTAACCCTTCTATAAGCACTTTGTCGCCGGTCCATAGTTTGCAACCAAGATGGTTGGTTAAAGCAACAAAGGGGGTATCATTGATGTCAATATCCGACAAAAGTGCTTCTGCTATGGCAATTTCCTTGGGAGGAATCAGTTTTTCGTTAATGAAAATAATATGGGCTGTGACGAGTTTTTGCAGCTCGGTTAACTGCCCTGCCGTGAGCTTTGTAAATTTCAAAAGCTTCTGCTAATGTTTTAAAATTTCAAACTGAAGAAAATCACAGCTAAAAAATTCGAAATGTTTTTTTGAATCGATCAGGATGTGACCAATCCGGCTTGAAGAATTAAGTATGCCGCTAAAAACGACATTGGTATCAACAACAATTTTCATTCAGCAAAGCGCTCTCTATTCTCACTCCACCAAGCAGCATTGATACCGCTGGCAAGTGCGTCGACCTTTTCTTGATCCACCTGAAATGCAGAAGTAATTTCTTTATAGCGGGCAAAATCAATCAAATCTTGCAACTCCTCTATATCCACGGTCGCCGGCAGTCTGATTATCACTTCCTTATCAGTTCTTTCTATTACCATGACAAAGCTGTTTATTCAAATTTAATAAAAAACCCTAGAAGAACCGCAGACCAAGCGTCAGCGATGCTCTCGACAAATCTACGTGGTCGTCTTTTGATAAATGCAGAGTCGATGTATTAAAGGCGGTCTCCTTTTTCAAACGGTAAACCGCGCCCATCATGGCGCTGCCTGTGAGGTTCAATGCGAAACGATTACCAAGCCGCCGTTCAATCCCGACGCTCAGCCCCCATCCCATCGTGTTTGCCGAAAAATTCAGGTGCTCCGCGTCCACGCTGGCCTTATTATGGTAAGGTTGGTAACCCAGCATGAAAGAGCTGATCACCGAAGTTTTGAGACTCTTTAAAACGGCCCTGTGGATAACTGAACCGCTGAGATGCTGGATCAGCACATTTTCAGACAATCCGTCCGCTGCGCTGGCTTTGCTTTGATACCTGTCGTAAACCAGACCGAAACCGACCTGCCGCCAGAGAAAATAAGAAGCGTTTGCACCGAAGGATATCCCTGATTTCAGATCATCCATGTATTTTTCCTCCGCCGAACTGGCGATTATTCCCGACCTGAAAAGTCTTTTCGCCAGCCCTCCGTTCAAACCGAACTGCCACGTAGGAATGTAATGCTTTTCGGCCTCCTTTTCCTTGACTTTCAGGGTATCCTCGATCCGATCCTTTTTCCACTCTGCCCCGACTGTGTTTTGCGCATAAGATTGCAAAACAGGTAGTGCCAGGGTCATAATCAGCAGGATCAGTGCTTTGGTCATCGTTAAGAATTATCAGGAATTGTTTTGCCAAAACTATCCAATTTTGGTGCAATATTGGTTACTAACTGGCATATAAATCAGAAAGCGGTAGGGGATCTATATCCCCTACCGCTGTAAAGCAGAATTTTAAGTTACTCAAATGCTGCCTGCCTGGATGTCAGAAGTTCGCAACTTTTCCGGTATCCCACCATAGACGGGTTGCAATATCATCCTTTGCACCCGTACCCATTTTTGTTACAGCATCTGCAACTGCGGCAGTATTGCCAATCCTTTCATCATTGATAAAAGGCATTCTTTTGATCCATTCATTTGCAGGAATTACTCCCCAGTCACCATTACTGTCATTTTTGGCTACATGTGGGATTTTCGGGTAGCCTGTACGTCTGAAATCGACCCAGGCTTCGATGGTATTCGTGAATGTATTGATGTACTTCTGGGTAATGATTTTTTCCAGTTTCAATTCATTCGAATCCGCATTGTTCCAGGCCACAGTGATGGTTGAAGCAGCAGTAAAACTGTTACGGGCATCGATCGGATCCACGTAATTGATCGGCTTGCTGGTAGCGTCAGCAAGGTAGGCGTCTACACCGGCTGCGCCCCAATCAGCGAAAGATAACCTTACGCCATTTTCATAATTGGCCTTTGGATCGCCTGCACCCGCCCATCCTCTGAGCCCGGCCTCTGCTTTAAGAAAAGCAACTTCCGCAGCAGTAAAATTCCTTCTTGTCTGCACAGTCTGGAAGCTTTCGTTTACTTTCGAGAAAGGTACATGGTCCGCTTTTGCTTTTACAAAACCGCCGTTCCGAACTCCTTTGTAAGGCATCGTCGGATGATCTTTATACAGTGCAGCATTCGCCGCAGACATTGGCGCGTAGAACTGCGAAATCCGGCCATCTTTCAGACCAATCAGGAAAGATTCCATTGGGGCGCCCATGCGGGTATCGTCCCATTCATAAGATATCTGGGCAACAGGTATCTTAGATCCATTCAATGAATTGATAAAGTTGTCAGCATTGACGGTTATCAAACCCGCAGGATCAGCCAAAGCTTTTTCTCCCTCAGTTTTAGCTAATGCAGGATCCACTTTCGAAAGGCGCATTGCCAGTCTCAGACGCAGGGAATTAACCACTTTTTGCCATTGAGGAATACTTCCGGCATATGCACTAGGGTCAAATTTCTTAAACCCTGCGTACTCTTTGTTTGCTCCGAGATCCGTCTGTATAGAATCCAACTGCTTAAAGAATAGCGGATACAGGTCTGATTCTTTATCGTACAGGATTGAGTTAGCGGTGGTACCATATTGCGTATAAATGACCGGCCCGTGTACTGCCGTCAATTTGGACATGGCCAGGATACGGATCAACTTTGCCCACGTAGCAAAAAGCGGAAGGTCATTGTCTGCAGCCAGCTGGATAACCTGCTTTGCAGGGGACATGACACTACCATAGACCCGCCCCCAATAAGCATTCCAGCGTATATAATAGGTGGTATTATTCACATTACCGACAAAATCCGTAGGTGTACCCATATACCCCATCCAGTTGTCGGCACACAGGTCCTCTTCAATCTGATGACCATTCAAATTGAAGATCATGTTCGAAAAAGGAGAACCTACCAGGTTAAAATCCTGCTTAAGCAATTCATCTGAAATCTGGTTCGGGTTCTCGTTTGCCTCAATAAAATTACCTGTACAGCCCGCGAACGCAATCAGGGATACCAGTGCGAGAAATATTTGTTTCATGATAGAAATTTTAAAGTTTTTAGAAAGTGACCTTTAGGTTCAAACCATATGACCTTGTAGCCGGCATACCAAATACGTCAGTAGACTGCATTGCATTGCTGGTAGTCATTGCCTGCTCAGGATCGAAAGGCGCTTTTTTGTATAGGAAGAACAAGTTCCTTCCTACAAACGACAGGGAAGCATCTTTAAACACAGGGTTTGTGGCTTTGCTTTTAAAATTATAGCCGATCACAAACTGCCCTAACCTGACGTTTGTCCTGGAATACACATAAGGTTCCATAATTTTGTTCCTGTCACCGATGGCAGAATAGTACGTATATGGAGCGATCGTATTCACGGCTGCACCTTCGGGTGTAACTGCATTGATAGCCATTGTTCCGGCATCTCTCGCTTCCGCAGACCTTTCACTTACACCGTAGGAATCCAGGAATGCCTCTGTTTTAGAGAATGCAACGCCGCCGAATTTTCCATTGACCAATACGCTGGCAAAGAAGTTACCATAACTGATATTGTTGGTCCACCCCATAAGAAGCTTAGGGTTCACATTACCCACCAGTTCTTGCTTAGCAGCTTTTGTAGGCACACCATTTTTATCCAAAATAATGGCTCCGGCTTCATTTCTCGCAAATTTGAAAATATACACGTCATTGAAACGACCGCCTGCTCTAATGATGGATGCAAAACCCTCGTCATCACCACCTACTTGATAATTAGGATTAGATGCAATCAATTCCACAATCTTGTTTTTGTTTTGGGAGGCGTTCAATGTAGTGTTCCAGCTGAACTTGTCGGTGCGGACAGGCTCTGCATTGATCGTTAACTCAAATCCGCTGTTTTCGATCCTTCCTGCATTGACATAGTAGGTGGTATATCCCGAACCGGATGGTGCTGTCAGCGAAAGAAACTGATTGGTACTTGCGCCGTTGTAATATGTGAAGTCAGCTCCCAACCTGTTCTTGAACAACTTAACCTCAACACCATACTCATTGGCTACGATCTTTTCAGGTTTTAAGTTGGTAAAGGGGACCTGCGTGGGCCTGTTAATACCGCCTATGCCGGTTGGTCCGCCAGCTCCACCGATACTGCTCAATGGAAGCACTCTGTTATAGGGTACTTCGTTTGCCGTTTGTGAAAACGATGCCCGTACTTTCAGCAATGAAATCGCCTGAGGCAAGTCAAGCATCTGGCTTATCACAGCAGATCCTCCGACAGATGGATAAAAGTAGGATTGGTTACCAGTAAGCGCCAGGGTAGAAGCCCAGTCATTACGCCCCGCGAGATCCAGGAAAAGAAAGTCTTTGAACCCCAGGGACAAGTTTGCAAATGCACCCTGCTTGATCGTATTGCTATAATCCGGGTGATTGTTGAAAATCACATTGTACGGCATGTTCGCGAATGTGAATACGTTGGGATACTGTAATGATACAGTCCCGTTGCCAACTCTCAGACCATCGAAGTACGTGTTTTTCTGATAGCTCAGACCAGCCAGCGCCATTACACTGAAATCTCCAAAGCTCTTATTATAGGTAAGGATACCGTCCGTGTAGACCGACTGATCGGTATATCTGTTATAAGCCCAGGTACCGTTAGGACTCACACTCACCGAGTTACCGCCTGCCGCGTACCGCTTGTCGTCCAGAACATTGTTATAATCAATGTTACCCCTTACTTCAAATCTCAGGCTTTCCAGAATATCATAGGATAATTTAGCATTGGCGATGATCCTTTTGTAGGTCTGCAGTTTCGGGTTTCTGTTGATTTCCCAGTAAGGATTGTTTTGCTTTTCCTCCGTCGAATACCAGTTCATCTTATCCATATTCCTCTCCTCATTGAAGACAGCGAAGTTATCTCTGTAACTATTAAAATCGCGGTCCCTGGCGAAGAGATATAAACCAGTCAGCGGGTTGTTGTAGTACCCTGCACCCGGGCGGTTCTTGGATTTTTCAGCCGATAAAATCACACCAGAGCTGATTGTAATCTTGTCCTTAAGCAGTTTGGTACTTTGTCTGAACGAGAAGTTGTTCTTAACATAAGTATTCGTTGGCATGACGCCCTTAGAAGAGATATTGGCATAGGAGAAGTAAACGTTGGTTTTAGCGTTCCCGCCGGTAATTGCCACCGAGTTGGTAAAAGTAGCTCCTGTCTGGAAGAAATCTTTGATGTAATCTTTCTGGTAATTGTCAGACTTAACCTCGGGTGTCCCGATGGGAGTCCAGCTGTAATCACCGCCCACGGTTCCGTAACGATACTGAAAATCAGGCAGACCGGATACTTGTTCCACCACAGCGCTGGAATTCAAATCCACAGACAGTTTACCTTCTTTACCTTTTTTGGTTGTAATCAGGATCACCCCGTTGGCGCCCTGGCTACCATAAAGAATAGAAGCATTTGCCCCTCTCAAAATGCTGATACTTTCAATATCCGCAGGGTTGATCGCCGATAGACCATCTCCACCATCCGTTCCACCATAAGAGCCAGGCTGACCGCCTTTGTTATTGACCATCGGAATACCATCAATTACATAAAGCGCTTCACTAGAGCCCTGCAAAGATTTGTTACCTCTCAGTACAGCCCTTGTAGAACCACCTGCACCAGAGCTACTTACCTTAATGTCGATACCTGCTGCCTTACCGTTCAGGGCGTCAACGAAATTGGTGTTGGCAGCCTGCCGCAGTTCAGTGCCCCCGATCTGCTGCGTTGCATAGGTTAGCGCTTTCTTATCCCTTTGGATACCGAGAGCTGTTACTACTACTTCCTCAAGCACGGAAGCGGATGTTTCGAGCACAACGTTCAATGTACTTTGCGATCCTACGGTCACCTCTTTGGTATTGAAACCGATAGATGAAAACACCAGGATAGTT
This Dyadobacter sp. UC 10 DNA region includes the following protein-coding sequences:
- a CDS encoding ThuA domain-containing protein codes for the protein MIKLRTCRLIWLVICAVAFTIFANSVSLAQKKKPVVVFVTGDHEYSGEETLPIVAAELEKNYGMKTIFLKAKDGPNDEKNIPGLEALKDADLAIFYLRWRQLPKDQLAHIDAYLKSGKPVMGFRTTTHAFNYPKGHESEKWNAFGEFALNSPPGWGGAAKHTHYGHESSTDVTVNADQASNPILTGVKGPFHARSWLYRVLPDYPTKGSTLLLTGKAVNADKEAIENPVAWTGTNSFGAKIFMTTLGHPEDFKLEPFQRLVINAIHWELGLPIPKWKGKMNIDVAYRGMK
- a CDS encoding SusD/RagB family nutrient-binding outer membrane lipoprotein, translating into MKQIFLALVSLIAFAGCTGNFIEANENPNQISDELLKQDFNLVGSPFSNMIFNLNGHQIEEDLCADNWMGYMGTPTDFVGNVNNTTYYIRWNAYWGRVYGSVMSPAKQVIQLAADNDLPLFATWAKLIRILAMSKLTAVHGPVIYTQYGTTANSILYDKESDLYPLFFKQLDSIQTDLGANKEYAGFKKFDPSAYAGSIPQWQKVVNSLRLRLAMRLSKVDPALAKTEGEKALADPAGLITVNADNFINSLNGSKIPVAQISYEWDDTRMGAPMESFLIGLKDGRISQFYAPMSAANAALYKDHPTMPYKGVRNGGFVKAKADHVPFSKVNESFQTVQTRRNFTAAEVAFLKAEAGLRGWAGAGDPKANYENGVRLSFADWGAAGVDAYLADATSKPINYVDPIDARNSFTAASTITVAWNNADSNELKLEKIITQKYINTFTNTIEAWVDFRRTGYPKIPHVAKNDSNGDWGVIPANEWIKRMPFINDERIGNTAAVADAVTKMGTGAKDDIATRLWWDTGKVANF
- a CDS encoding PVC-type heme-binding CxxCH protein, whose amino-acid sequence is MSKPKRISVHISLIVFGLALIAFSAFKFNQTASIAIQKGSHIVLLGNNLGSRMMNYDNFETELHVRYPQNELFIRNMCDGGDTPGFRPHASRNSPWAFPGAEKFQTELANPSQSEGHFDTPDQWLTRLKADVIVAFFGYNESFQGKEGLANYKAELDAFIKYTLTQKYNGATTPKLAIVSPIAFEDLSGQYDLPNGKKENENLSMYSKAMKEVADQNKILFVDAFTPSQKWYAESKEPLTIDGSQLNAEGYKKLGVLLADQVFGKAAPKAEANRQLIHAAVDEKNWMWHNDFKVPNGVHVYGRRYNPFGPDNYPAEIEKIREMTDIRDKAVWLAASKGQKTDLAAADKNTKPLPPVKTNFNPEKNGSLQYLYGQDALSKLKVPEGYKIELFASEEEFPDLAKPMQMSFDNKGRLWVATMPSYPHYKPGDTKPDDKIIILEDTNNDGKADKQTVFADGLHLPLGFEIAPEGVYVSAGTNLKFFADTNGDDKADKMEILLSGFDDHDTHHNSHAFTVDPSGAIYSGEGVFLHTNVETSYGPVRATNGGFYRYAPQLKKLERTAQLSIPNPWGIAFDDWGQPFFAETSSPDVRWMMPGSVLPRYGEATHKSVQLVEDKHRVRPTSGLEFVSSRHFPEELQGDFLINNTIGFLGTKEHTLVDDGTGYKSRHRQDLVVSEDRNFRPVDMEFAPDGSLYVIDWHNILIGHMQHNARDPLRDHSHGRVYRITYPSRPLVIPAKVDGATIEQLLDNLKLPEYRTRYRTRRELRGRDAAQVLSKMNTWIAGLDKNDPRYEHHLLEGLWVSWGLNKVDQKLLKQLLKAKDYHARAAAVQVVRYTGHQVPDQAELLMQAVKDENSRVRLVGIVAASWIGKEKGLPILAEAKKMPLDEWTIHAFEAAEAHLKGENVKKDKEAVAKTSLKGNDLILFNQGRQIYAKEGYCATCHQPDGKGLAAAGFPPLNNTNWVLGSDERLIKLALKGLLGPIEVSGKKYPGQVPMTPFGGLLKDDEIAAVLTYVRNSFGNKGPAISPEKVKQVRAATESKKDFYSPEQLLKEHPMEKM
- a CDS encoding SusC/RagA family TonB-linked outer membrane protein, which translates into the protein MKRKKEVKCPLWMKLTFYQMVAMAASVSASLAVPIKSGSSLNHTVAVKVNVRAVSGTVTDTKGELVPGTTVLIKGTETGTITDAAGKFSIDVPNDQTILVFSSIGFNTKEVTVGSQSTLNVVLETSASVLEEVVVTALGIQRDKKALTYATQQIGGTELRQAANTNFVDALNGKAAGIDIKVSSSGAGGSTRAVLRGNKSLQGSSEALYVIDGIPMVNNKGGQPGSYGGTDGGDGLSAINPADIESISILRGANASILYGSQGANGVILITTKKGKEGKLSVDLNSSAVVEQVSGLPDFQYRYGTVGGDYSWTPIGTPEVKSDNYQKDYIKDFFQTGATFTNSVAITGGNAKTNVYFSYANISSKGVMPTNTYVKNNFSFRQSTKLLKDKITISSGVILSAEKSKNRPGAGYYNNPLTGLYLFARDRDFNSYRDNFAVFNEERNMDKMNWYSTEEKQNNPYWEINRNPKLQTYKRIIANAKLSYDILESLRFEVRGNIDYNNVLDDKRYAAGGNSVSVSPNGTWAYNRYTDQSVYTDGILTYNKSFGDFSVMALAGLSYQKNTYFDGLRVGNGTVSLQYPNVFTFANMPYNVIFNNHPDYSNTIKQGAFANLSLGFKDFLFLDLAGRNDWASTLALTGNQSYFYPSVGGSAVISQMLDLPQAISLLKVRASFSQTANEVPYNRVLPLSSIGGAGGPTGIGGINRPTQVPFTNLKPEKIVANEYGVEVKLFKNRLGADFTYYNGASTNQFLSLTAPSGSGYTTYYVNAGRIENSGFELTINAEPVRTDKFSWNTTLNASQNKNKIVELIASNPNYQVGGDDEGFASIIRAGGRFNDVYIFKFARNEAGAIILDKNGVPTKAAKQELVGNVNPKLLMGWTNNISYGNFFASVLVNGKFGGVAFSKTEAFLDSYGVSERSAEARDAGTMAINAVTPEGAAVNTIAPYTYYSAIGDRNKIMEPYVYSRTNVRLGQFVIGYNFKSKATNPVFKDASLSFVGRNLFFLYKKAPFDPEQAMTTSNAMQSTDVFGMPATRSYGLNLKVTF
- a CDS encoding porin family protein — its product is MTKALILLIMTLALPVLQSYAQNTVGAEWKKDRIEDTLKVKEKEAEKHYIPTWQFGLNGGLAKRLFRSGIIASSAEEKYMDDLKSGISFGANASYFLWRQVGFGLVYDRYQSKASAADGLSENVLIQHLSGSVIHRAVLKSLKTSVISSFMLGYQPYHNKASVDAEHLNFSANTMGWGLSVGIERRLGNRFALNLTGSAMMGAVYRLKKETAFNTSTLHLSKDDHVDLSRASLTLGLRFF